The following are encoded in a window of Rosa chinensis cultivar Old Blush chromosome 4, RchiOBHm-V2, whole genome shotgun sequence genomic DNA:
- the LOC112196052 gene encoding transcription factor MUTE, with product MSHIAVERNRRKQMNEHLKVLRSLTPCFYIKRGDQASIIGGVIEFIKELHQVLQSLESNKRRRKSLSPSPNPSPSQPLLLLPPPALPQLDQSPKFNFGLIDQNHDRAVKELGACCNSPVADVEAKISGSNVVLKIISRRIPGQVVKIISVLERSSFEVLHLNISSMEDTVLYSFVIKIGLECQLSVEDLVLEVQQSLRSDTA from the exons ATGTCTCACATAGCTGTGGAGAGAAACAGAAGGAAACAGATGAACGAGCACCTCAAAGTTCTACGCTCTTTAACACCATGTTTCTACATCAAAAGG GGAGACCAAGCATCAATCATCGGGGGTGTGATAGAGTTCATCAAGGAGCTGCATCAAGTTTTGCAGTCTTTGGAATCTAATAAACGGAGGAGGAAGAGCCTAAGCCCTAGCCCCAATCCAAGCCCGAGCCAGCCACTGCTACTACTGCCACCGCCGGCGCTGCCCCAACTTGATCAAAGCCCTAAATTCAATTTTGGGTTGATTGATCAAAATCATGACCGTGCGGTCAAGGAACTAGGAGCATGCTGCAACTCTCCGGTGGCAGATGTGGAAGCCAAAATCTCGGGGTCGAACGTGGTGTTGAAGATAATATCCAGGCGAATTCCAGGTCAAGTTGTGAAGATAATTAGTGTGCTGGAGAGGTCTTCATTTGAGGTTCTTCATCTCAACATCAGTAGCATGGAAGACACTGTCTTATACTCTTTCGTGATCAAG ATAGGACTGGAGTGTCAGCTGAGCGTAGAGGATCTAGTTCTTGAAGTTCAACAGAGTTTGCGCTCGGACACTGCTTAA